GATAAAATGCATTGCATAGGATTCTCCTGCACCAATTTCAATCAGCAGGTTATAGAACTCTGCAGTGATATCCTTATCCATTCTTCTGGACAGGTCATCCCAATGTGACCAATAGTCATACACTCGGTTCATATGCCCAAAGCGCACCAACATATATAAGGCCCGATGTTTCACCTTATCCTCATATGCCCAGATCTGAGCATCCAGAGAACTTGGAATATAAGCAACGAGCTTAGGCATTAGCTTCTCTTCTATTTCTGTAAAGTCACCAGTATTGAAAAGGTAATCTTTGATCCACTCAGCAGCTTCCTCAACTTCTTTCTGAGCCAAGAGGTTTTCTTCCTCATTTCGAGCCCATCCGGGTTTTTCAAAGTTGATTATTCGTTTACAGAAATCGTCTAGTGCTTCTTGAAGCCTTTCCTCGTTTTCTTGATGGATGAAATCCTCAAATTCCTTTCTTGAGTTAAGCTTGTTAGCTGCCGATATAAACCTTAATCTTCGATTCATATCCAGATATTGGATAGCACCTTTTAGTGCTGCCTTTTCTTTTTCTTCCTGACGTTTCCACAAACCCGGTTGATCCTCATCTATCTTATCATAATAGGCATAAGCTTCCTCCAATGTATGCAAACGATCAATGGCAGCCTGCTCTGGATCTGTATAATGGTCTATTTTCTTTTGTAAAAAGACAATCTCCCAAGCTTTTACCTGACTCAATGGAACTCCAAGTTTATCCATAAGCTCGATAAAATCATTCAGGTTCATCGGATCGATTAACTTCTGGTCATTATGAAAATTCTTATAAACCAAATCCAATGCTTTTACTGGATCCACAGACACCAACAGGTTGAAAACCTTCTTTAGTGACGGTTCAAAACTCATAGGCAATCCTCTGGCTCCATAAGCAGCAGCAGCCAGTAGCATCCCTATATTTTCAGAACGTCGGAAAAGGTGAACATAAGGAGTTCCCTTATGGTTTTCTTCAGTAGCAAAAAGATCCTGCAAGATCGCCTCCACCTCTTCCAAAGGCATTGGTGCTGCCTGCTTCTTGGCAGCCTCAAATATTTGAAGTTCTTCCTCTGTCAAGGCAGCAGGTCCTCCCTGCATCAATTTCATTATGATCTCTCTTGGGGGTGGTGTTGCTTGCTTCCCGATACAGTATTCTTTTACTGCTTTGACCTTGGCTTCCAACACCTCTACATCCGAGACTTCACTAGCCCCTCTATAGCGTGAGTACTCCAACATTTCATACATCAAGGTATCCCAAAAGTGATTGGCAAAGAAATCCACCAATACCTGCAGGTTTTCGTCAGGTCTAAGTCCTCCCTCCTTATTGCAAACATAAGCGACGGAGAGCAATTGGCTACCGTATACCACAGAACGGTCGGTTACTTTTGGCAATACAGCCAGCATACTCTCATCCATATACTCACGATGATATTCTTTCGCATTGTCCAACACCTCTTTCCAAACAGTAGGATCTTGCTTATAGAGCAGATAAATCCTGTCCAAAGAATTGAGAGGCATGTGTTCTATAAAAAACGATGAAATTAAAGATGCCACCTTCTTCGCAAGCACCTCTTTATTGTCAACCTTATATCGCTCTTGCAGGTCCTCCATGTTGCACAGCTCATAGGTATCTACAATCGCTTCTATTGTATCATCATCAAGTAGCTCTTTCCCTCCCAAATGAAAGAATACATCCACAACTCTCAATGCTATTTCCTTATTCGGAGATGGTTTATAGCTTTTACCACCAATAGCATTAACAACGTATTCATCGTCATCATCATCACTATATTCATCAAAGTAGTAGCGCAATATAGGCTCCAACTCACTGCCCATATATTTCAAGCGTGGCAGGATTTTCAATCCTCTATCTTCAGCAAGTGACAGTAGTTCGGCTGGTACTATTGTATCCAGTACTTCAGGGTTTTCTCCATGCTGAACATATGCCCAAATCTCCTCCCCATTATCAAACCCATTAATAAGGAAATCCTTATTTACAGCATATTCACCACCCTGCTCTTCTTCATGGTCCACTAAATCGTCCCAAACATCTATTGCACTTTTTTCATTTTTCTGGAAAAAATAAGCTGAAGGTGAAACTCCTTCAAGGACACTGTTGACCTTGCTACGCAGTTGTGAAATTGTTCCCGCATAAGTGTTATGAACAAAGACCTCCTTTTCCATCTCTTCCTCAGTCATGGATGGCAAAATGCTGCTCATGATCAGTTCCACAATATGCCTACCTTCGTCATCCTCCTTCTCAATAGGGAATAAACGGACATGTTCCACTACCTCATCACAGAAATACACAAAATCGTCAGGGTTTTCCTGAAAATGGTCATGCAATTCACAATCCCCATTATAGTCATTCTTCGCTACCCGTTCGATCTGCTCATCATTATATGAGTTGGCTATAGCCTTCAGTATGTGCTGGCCATATCCCTGCTTTTTCTTCAAAGCCTTCAGGTAATTGAAAACATAATCAGCATGTTCAGAGTCCCAGTAAGGAGTAATATATTGTCCTATCAAGTAAGTGTACTCAGGATAAAACAAGGCTAGTGTATAAATGATATCCAAACCAAATACGTGGCAATCATCAATCCACAGGGAATCTGTATCATTTTTATCAATTGAAAATGCTACAATCGCCTCTGCAATCTCCACCACTAATTGCTTTAACTCAGGGTGCTCCAACGCTGCTACAAACACAACCGCTTCCGCAAAGCGGGGATCATTAACCCAAACCTCTTTCCGTGATTTTTTAAAAGAAAATGCACCTTCCCCATTTGCCAAAACAGCTTCAACCATTTCAGGGTTGACCACATCGCCATAATCAAAATATCGAGGCTCACCATTTTCTTCTGCATAAAATAGAGGAGTATATTTTTCCTCAAAATCCAAGTTCTCTACATCAAAACCTATCTTGAGTGCTGAGTTTCTTAATTTTGATAAAAATGTTTCAAGTGCTTGCTGCAAAGAGTCTTTGCTCTGTAAGTCAACTACAATCAGATCAGATTTTTCCTTCATCTTAGATTAAAAAAATTAAGGGTGAAAGTTTATAATCGAGGAGCTAAACAAGTAGTACAATTGATGGCAAAAAGCTAAGAAACATAGGTTTCTTACAGGAAAGATGATTGCTTACCATAGGCTTTAGAATACCAAAGACTAATAAAAAAGTAGTCCCTCAAAAGATAAAAAAACACCTCCATTAATTATGGTTTCAGTTCTTGTTGCAAAAGTGCAAAACCGAGTGATTTGAATTTCGGTCACCACTAATATGCCAACAAACTTACTAACGAAATGACTAAGCCTTCAGGAAAAAAATGTGAATATCTGTTACTAAAAAAACGACTAGCATTACACCTGAGTCACCATTTCAAGATAACACCATAACTGTCAACAGCTAACAAAACCAATGTCTCAACACCAAAAAGTTTTCACAAAAAAAAGTCTCCCATTTACGAGAGACTTTCTTTTAAAACAGGTTTAGTATTTCATTAACTTCAACGTTTCTTGTTTACTTTTTGAAATGACCTGTAAGATTAGCATATCTGAGGTTACCTTTTCAATATCAATGGTAAGCAACGTTGAACCTACATCCACTTGCTTTTCTTCTGCATAATGGACCACACCGTTCATTCCTACAAGCTTAAATATTACGCTTTGTGCTATAGGACTGTGAACTTGCAGTTTCAGCTTATTGGTTGCTATTGGGTTACCACTTAAATTCTGAACCGTAAAATCTCCCTCAGACTGATCCCTTACAATCAATGGAAAATATTCAAACCTTCCGTTGTAGTCCACCTGCTTCAAACGGTAATAGGTTGTTAGTCCTTGGAAAGGAGCTTCATCCAAAAATTCATAATCCACTCTTGACTCACTAAATCCGTACCCTTGAACAGTACCAATTCGTTCATAGTTTTTACCATCCGAAGACCGCTCTATTTCAAAATGGCTATTACTGATCTCAAATGCTGTTGCCCAATAAAGTAGTGTACCATCTGATTGGTTCTTGGTAGAGAAAAAGATTAAATCTACAGGAAGTGGAGCATATGCCATACCTGAGACAGCTTCACCGGAGGCTATACTAACTTCACATGGTACACAACCACTTCCTCCGCCAGCTTCAACACTTGCTCCTCCATTTCCAATTAATGTTAGAGAAATGATATAGTATCTGGTATCAGGATCTCCAATATTATTGTCGGTAAAAGTAATGGCTCCAGCTGCTATTTGGTTAAGACTTAAACTAGTAGTGATTACATCATAAGTACTGCCATTATCTGGATCATAAATATCAATATTGTTGGTACCATGAATAGCCACTGCATCAACACTAAAATTTGTAATATCATTGATACCTGTCGCATTCCAAGAAAAATTCACAGAACTAGAACCTGAACGTTCTGCAGCAAAGTTTTTTAGAATTGAAATACCTTCTTTATTTCGACCACCAGCACATGCTATATCATCAAACTCACTAGACCAAGCTGTATAATCAGAACTTCCAATAGCAGCTAAACTCCAATCAATGCTTTCCAACTCGCTCTCAATAAAGAAAAAAGCCCCTATCGACCCAAATAACCAATGTTTTGCATCATTCACCAAACCCACTCCCACTCTAGGACAACCATTGGTATCGTACTCAACCACAAGCTCCGCAATATAACTTAAGGCTATTCCAGCATAATTATTAACTTCCAGTGTACCTGTTGCAGAGATCACGAAATTTGTTGGCACCATATCATTCCTCAAATCCCAGATATCTAAAAAAATTAAATTTCCAGATGGGGAATCAATCGTACCATCTAAAATCACATTAATTTCCGAACAGCCATTTGCCTCAAGTTGAGCAATTTCATCTGAAACATCTGGCCAAGTACCATTAAAATTCCCAGTAATATGGATATCACATCCATCAATTGTTCCATCTTGCGCATAAGTGTTTAAAGGAAACACTAAAAAAAATCCACCCATTACTACTACTGTAGTAATAGTTAAAACATTAAGCAGGAAGTTTCGCATGTTAGTGTCAGGTTTTCGTAATATCTCAAAGAGATACATGTAGTTTTAAAAAGTAAATTACTAAATCATTCATCATCATTACACAAGTATAATATCAGTAAAAAGTAAAATTATTCTCAAATAAATGAATGAACACTCACGAAAATCCCCTAATTAAGTTGACCAATGTCATTTTTTTTCAATGAAACTGATAAACAAGACTATAAATCAACCAAACCAATGTCATTACTCAGCTTAAACTATATAATACACAAGCCTATAACATATTATAAGAGTAATACTAAAGCCTAAAAAGTAAAATAGATCAATGTTTAAATTTTGATGTTTAAACACTCCAATTACACGCTACAAAACAAGCACGACACCTCTAAAAAAAGAGTAAATGCTTTGTTTACACTTTACTCAAAAAAGCACAAACAAAAACCCCTTCAGTATAACTAAAGGGGTTTTCCAGAAACCTATTAAACTAACTAATCGGAATAACAGTTTTAGGAAAACTGTCTAGCGATTATTCTTTTGCCATAGTATGCTAGTTTTTCCAGCATCTATTTTTTAAGCAATAACTTTTTCAGATATATCTTCTGTATTTTTTTCTGATGTCTTTCTCAGTTTTAGCGTTACCAATATCAAGCAAACAACACCTGTAATAACTGCGGTAATTGCCAAATTGTTAAGCTCAGGAATAATTTCATTTACCCCACTTCCATAAAACATTACTTTCCTAAATGCTGACAGGAAATGTGTCAGTGGTATTGCCTGTGCCAATGCTTGAAGTGGTACTGGCATCTCACTCAAGGGCCATGTAAATCCGCTCAAGACAAAACTAGGTGTCGCTATTACCATCAGTATTTCTGTGGCTCTCAGTTGGTCTGGAATTACCCAGCTTACCAAAACTCCCAAGTTGGTCAATGCCAACATAAACATGGCTACCAGCACAAACAAAGCCCATTGGTCATGTATTACAGGCATTTTAAACAATGGGAAAAAACCCCATTGGATTGCACCCCATAACAAAACACCCATCACCCAATATGGTAGTGACTTTGCTGTCAGCACCGAGAATGGATTGTCTGAGATTTGCTTCAGTGAGCTGAAACTTCCTGTCTCAAATTCCCTTGCAAAACTTAAAGCCATCACCAACAGAAATACCTGCTGCATCAATGTCCCCATCATACCTGGCCACATAAAGCGCAAGTAGTTGGAGTTGGTATTGAAATACCGGTTAACATTGATCTTAAATGCCTCAAACTGTTCCTTCGCAATTGCTGTAGGAATTCCTTTCTTGTTCAATGACTTTATTTCAATTCCAGCATTGAACGTTCCCAACACTGTTCTAATACCCAGATTAGCATAATTAGCAGTTACGATATTGGCACCATTTACATCAACCTGTATCTCGGGGTGACGTTTCTGCTGTATATCTCCCTCAAAACCTTTCGGTATGGATATAACCGCTACAATATTATTGAGGAGGTCTTCTCGAATCTCTGACTCGTTATGTCGGATATGTTCAACCCTCACATATTCGTTATCCTCAAGCATATCGATCAGTGTATGACTCAATGGTGTTTCGTCCAGATCAAGTACACTGATAGGTACGTTATTTACTTTTGCATTATTGTATACAAATCCGAAAATCAGTCCGTACAGCAATGGTGCTCCTATAAAGATGGCTACGGCTACAGAGTTGGTTTTAAACAACTTAAACTCCCGAACAATCAGCTTAGCCAGTGCTTTTATCTCTTTCATTTTTTTCAGCTTGGTTAAATGGTTTGAAAATCCGCTTATCCCTTGCTGATCACCATTGTGATATTGGTCAGCAACTCGCTTGCAGCTTTGCTGTCCACCGGTACCAGTTTCACCTCATACAGTGACTGGCTTGGTTTATAATCAGGGTTCATACTTGAACGATTGGCATACCCAGGCAGCTCTCTAATGCTTGAGATCTTAGCCTTTACTTTCACCTTTTCGTCAAATGGTGAGTATGCCTCTAACTCATCCCCCACTTTGTATTTCAGTACTTCTTCTTCCTGTACCGTAAACCTTAAGTAAGTAATGTCTTGTGCATAGCCAACAAAGATATTGTAACCTGGCAATGCCAATTCCCCAGCTTTTTGAGCTACTGTCTCAATTCTCATATCAGCAGGCGCCAACAGGTAACGCTCATTCAAAGCTACATTTACTTCTTCCAAAGCACCTTCTGCACGTTTGAGCTGTCCCAATGCCATACGCTGCTTTTCTGATCTTGCGCCGCTTTCTACTTCCTTCTTCTTGGCTGCTGTACCTTCCAACTGGCTGGAAGCCATCTGGAACTTGGTGTAAACCTCATCGTATTTCTGGTCAGAAATCAGCTTTTCATCGTGCATCTTCTTTACACGCTCATAGCTTTTCCTTGCTAACTCAAACTGTTCTTTCGCTGCTGTATAAGCGGCATTCACTTGCTCCAACTGTTCTTTGGTAGCACCATTGAATGCCATTTCATATTGTGCTTTTGCAGCAGCTACTGCACCTTGTGCCTGATGTAACTTTGCTTCAGCTTCAGGAACACTGATGATGGCCAATGTGTCTCCCGCCTTCACATTCTGTCCTTCATTCACTCTGATTTCAACAATACGTCCCGGTACTTTTGAGGCTACAGAAAGTGCTTCACGTTTAAGCTTGCCTTTCAGTACATTTTCCATCGTAGTTTTGGGCTGACTGCATGCCGCCAAACCAATCAGGACAAGAGCTGCTGTATATCTCATTTTCATAGCGATTTTAATCTCTTCTAGCTTTTGGTTAACTGTTGTAATGATTACTGAATATGTGTGACATCAAGCGTTCCCATTGCTTGCAAAAAGTCTGCTGCTGCTTTGCGCTGACGATGCAAGGCCTGAATGTAATCAAGCTCAGCTTTCTCATAGTCACTGCTAGCTTCTAGGCGATCATTGATCCCTACAAGTCCGTTCTCATGCTCACGAACCCTGATTTTCATCGCCTGCTCAGCATTCTTGGCTTTTTCCTTGGCTACTTCAACCAACTGTGTAGCCACCTGCCATTCCATATATTTTTTCTCGTAATCCAGTGCAATCAGCTCCTCTGCTTCCTTTCTCCTTTCCACCATGCTCTCCACTTCCAATTGAGATTTTTGCACATCACGGTTACGCTGAAGACCGTCAAATATTTCCCATTTCATTCCTACCCCTACAAACCACGTTGGGTCAATATCAATATTGTCAGAACCACCTTGCATCAGGTGAGCAAAAGCTTTTGCTTTAGGTAGAATATCCAACTCCTCTGCCTTATGCTTGTGTTGTAATGCTTGAATCGAATGGTCCAATGCTTTTAGTTCTGCCCTATTCGCTGTATTCGCTTCTTCTACAGATACCCACCAAATATTGAGTTCAGGACTCAGGCTATCCAGCTCCGACCTTTCCATTCCTGTCAACTGCTGTAGTTTTGAGAACAACAGTTCTCTGCTTGCATTCAACTCTATTCGTTTTGCTTTCAGCTCCTGTTCTGCAATTCGAATTTTATTTAGGTCAAAATCTGTAGCCAAACCTGCTTCCATTGCTTTATTGGCAAACTTTGTCTGTTTATCCAATCTTTCCTGAGACTTGTCAAGTACCTTGATTGATTGCTCAACTACCGCCATACGGTCATAGTAATCGAGTGTTTCCAAAATCACGACTTGCTCCTCTCTCTCCACCAAAGCACTCTGTGCCATCATTTTTTCCTGAGCAGCTTTCGCCATTGTTGGCACTTTCATACCCGAAAAGATGACCATTTCGGCATGTACATCGTAAAACCACAGGTTGTTTTCAGCCAATGCCAAAGTCAACTCCGATGGTATGCTGCTTAATGCCTGCCCCAAATATTGCTGCGTTGCACCCAATAGTGCTTGTGTGCCTGGGTTTTGGAGTGCTCCTGCCAATGCCAAATCCCCATTGGCTGCATTTGCCTGAGCTGTTTGCTGAAGGTACTGCTGGAAACCACTTCCTAGCCCTTCTGCTGCTTGTCCAATTCCTTTTGTATAATCTGAAATATCTGCATGAATCGTAGGTTCGTTACCTAAGCGGATATAAGCTGATGTCACTCCTACCTTTGGCATATAAGTCAACCAAGCTTTTTCCTTGTCCAGCTTTGCCTCCTCCACTTTATGCTGCTGAATCGCAACTTTATGGCTGTTCACCAAAGCCTTCTCAACCAAAATCCGCCTTTCTGAATCTTGTGCCCATACCGAAGTGGCATACAAACCCAGTATCAGTAATAATAGCGACCTTCTTTTCATCAATTCTTTAAATCTTTACCTAAAACCTTTAAGTGAATAAACATTCACTTATTGATTACAAAAAAATCCTTTTTCAAGCTGGTCTTGAGTCAAAGGAATAAAAATCTGTTGTTTATGAATTCACTCGTTTAGTGAATAACCGTTCACTCACAAATATATGTGATAAAAATATTCAAATGCAAGATTTAGTATTAAATTTTATCGGGTTAGTTAGAATTGTTAAGAAATAGGCTTTTTTTGGCATATTTTATGACGACAAAAAGAAGCAACTTGTACAGCATTAATAGTCATTATGAAAATGACCAATTATAGGTGAATATCTTTTTCTGATTCACCTTTAATTAAGATTACTTTTTTTACTGAGCGAATCGAAAGATGCTCAAAACTATAACCAGATGTCTTCTTTGAATCCAACTAGTGGGACACTAGGCACTAAAAGTGCCAAGCACTTACTGAATAGGCTTACGTTTGGGGTAACCAAACAAGCCATTGATGAATTTGCCCCCTTAAGCATATCGCAAGCGCTTGACTTGTTGATGCAAGTACCAACTGAAACGCTCCCTCCCATTGATCCAGATACCAACAGTACATGGGTCAGTGATCCGACTGCCGGAGAGACTGAGGGACTCCGCAAAGGGTATATTAAAAGTTGGTGGCTAGGCCTTATGCATAACAATGGGCACTCCTTAGCCGAGAAAATGGCGTATTTCTATCATACGCATTTCACTACCATCGAATCAAGGGTTCCTTACAGCAAGATGATTTATTGGCAGATTTCCCTTTTCAGGTACTATGCCTTGGGAAACTTCAAGGAACTTGCCAAGAAGATCTGTCTTGATAATGCCATGATGTTTCACCTTGATGCTCACCTCAATGAGGATAACCGTCCCAATGAAAACTTTGCCAGAGAATTTCTTGAGCTATATACCATTGGAAAAGGTGAACAGGTAGGTGATGGTGATTACACCAACTATACAGAACAGGATGTAAGAGCAGCTGCTCAGGTCTTGTCCGGCTTTTATTTTGACGAAACTGGCGCATCCATTGATATTGACTCCAATATTGAACAAGGCAAAATCAATTCAAGTGACGGACAAGTAGCCATCAGACATTTTGCTAAGGAGGATAAAAAATTCAGTGCTGCTTTTGGCAATACCATTATTGCTCCACCTGAAGTTACAAATGGAAAAACGACTGTAGAAGGAGTCTTGGATGAACTTGATCAACTGATTGAAATGATCTTTGCTCAAGAAGCGACAGCCAAGCATATCTGCCGAAAACTCTACAGGTTCTTTGTCTACTATCAAATCTCTGAAGAAGTAGAAAACACCATCATCAGTGGACTTGCCAATACAATGATTGCCAACAAT
This portion of the Limibacter armeniacum genome encodes:
- a CDS encoding ABC transporter permease; its protein translation is MKEIKALAKLIVREFKLFKTNSVAVAIFIGAPLLYGLIFGFVYNNAKVNNVPISVLDLDETPLSHTLIDMLEDNEYVRVEHIRHNESEIREDLLNNIVAVISIPKGFEGDIQQKRHPEIQVDVNGANIVTANYANLGIRTVLGTFNAGIEIKSLNKKGIPTAIAKEQFEAFKINVNRYFNTNSNYLRFMWPGMMGTLMQQVFLLVMALSFAREFETGSFSSLKQISDNPFSVLTAKSLPYWVMGVLLWGAIQWGFFPLFKMPVIHDQWALFVLVAMFMLALTNLGVLVSWVIPDQLRATEILMVIATPSFVLSGFTWPLSEMPVPLQALAQAIPLTHFLSAFRKVMFYGSGVNEIIPELNNLAITAVITGVVCLILVTLKLRKTSEKNTEDISEKVIA
- a CDS encoding HlyD family secretion protein; protein product: MRYTAALVLIGLAACSQPKTTMENVLKGKLKREALSVASKVPGRIVEIRVNEGQNVKAGDTLAIISVPEAEAKLHQAQGAVAAAKAQYEMAFNGATKEQLEQVNAAYTAAKEQFELARKSYERVKKMHDEKLISDQKYDEVYTKFQMASSQLEGTAAKKKEVESGARSEKQRMALGQLKRAEGALEEVNVALNERYLLAPADMRIETVAQKAGELALPGYNIFVGYAQDITYLRFTVQEEEVLKYKVGDELEAYSPFDEKVKVKAKISSIRELPGYANRSSMNPDYKPSQSLYEVKLVPVDSKAASELLTNITMVISKG
- a CDS encoding TolC family protein, which encodes MKRRSLLLLILGLYATSVWAQDSERRILVEKALVNSHKVAIQQHKVEEAKLDKEKAWLTYMPKVGVTSAYIRLGNEPTIHADISDYTKGIGQAAEGLGSGFQQYLQQTAQANAANGDLALAGALQNPGTQALLGATQQYLGQALSSIPSELTLALAENNLWFYDVHAEMVIFSGMKVPTMAKAAQEKMMAQSALVEREEQVVILETLDYYDRMAVVEQSIKVLDKSQERLDKQTKFANKAMEAGLATDFDLNKIRIAEQELKAKRIELNASRELLFSKLQQLTGMERSELDSLSPELNIWWVSVEEANTANRAELKALDHSIQALQHKHKAEELDILPKAKAFAHLMQGGSDNIDIDPTWFVGVGMKWEIFDGLQRNRDVQKSQLEVESMVERRKEAEELIALDYEKKYMEWQVATQLVEVAKEKAKNAEQAMKIRVREHENGLVGINDRLEASSDYEKAELDYIQALHRQRKAAADFLQAMGTLDVTHIQ
- a CDS encoding DUF1800 domain-containing protein, whose translation is MSSLNPTSGTLGTKSAKHLLNRLTFGVTKQAIDEFAPLSISQALDLLMQVPTETLPPIDPDTNSTWVSDPTAGETEGLRKGYIKSWWLGLMHNNGHSLAEKMAYFYHTHFTTIESRVPYSKMIYWQISLFRYYALGNFKELAKKICLDNAMMFHLDAHLNEDNRPNENFAREFLELYTIGKGEQVGDGDYTNYTEQDVRAAAQVLSGFYFDETGASIDIDSNIEQGKINSSDGQVAIRHFAKEDKKFSAAFGNTIIAPPEVTNGKTTVEGVLDELDQLIEMIFAQEATAKHICRKLYRFFVYYQISEEVENTIISGLANTMIANNYEMEPVLRQLFSSQHFFDTDNSLAEDNSRGAIIKSPLEIALGGMKYFGITLPDPQTDAASFYEIMENVLGMVGDQGMNFYEPFEVAGYTSYHQAPAYNRNWITPNYLAYRYLFGEYLVFDKGTKLGLEWDTVAFIVNNVSEPGDATLLVKTLTDTLLPEIITDERFNYFLYSKMLDNFSLMDWENEWRAYQITGNDETVRPLLETLLIGLLQSPEYQLC